Proteins encoded by one window of Erwinia pyrifoliae DSM 12163:
- the proA gene encoding glutamate-5-semialdehyde dehydrogenase, with protein sequence MLEQMGQAAKAASYQLSVLSTAEKNQLLMTIADRLEAQSAEILAANQQDLADARQNGMSAALLDRLMLDRQRLKGIADDVRQVCRLPDPVGVVIDGGKLDSGLRIERRRVPLGVVGVIYEARPNVTVDVASLCLKTGNAVILRGGKETYRTNASTVRVIQDALKQHGVPAAAVQAIESPDRELVNQLLKLDRYVDMLIPRGGAGLHKLCREQSTIPVITGGIGVCHIYVDRSIEQEAALKVIVNAKKQRPSACNSVETLLIDAAIADSFLPALSARMAQEGISLHADARSLPLLQQGTACVSAVTDAQFRDEWLALDLNVKLVDDLTEAIAHIREYGTQHSDAILTRTIKHAERFVNEVDSSAVYVNASTRFTDGGQFGLGAEVAVSTQKLHARGPMGLEALTTYKWVAFGDDTVRV encoded by the coding sequence ATGCTAGAACAAATGGGCCAGGCCGCGAAGGCCGCCTCTTATCAGCTGTCGGTGCTCTCCACCGCAGAAAAAAACCAGCTATTGATGACGATTGCCGATCGTCTTGAAGCGCAGAGCGCAGAGATCCTTGCCGCCAACCAGCAGGATCTTGCCGACGCGCGGCAAAACGGCATGAGCGCGGCGCTACTGGATCGTCTGATGCTCGATCGGCAACGCCTGAAAGGGATCGCCGACGACGTACGTCAGGTGTGCCGCCTGCCAGACCCGGTCGGGGTGGTGATTGACGGCGGTAAGCTTGATAGCGGACTGCGCATTGAACGCCGCCGCGTGCCGCTCGGTGTGGTCGGGGTGATTTATGAAGCGCGCCCGAACGTCACCGTGGATGTCGCCAGCCTGTGCCTGAAAACCGGTAATGCGGTGATCCTGCGCGGTGGCAAAGAGACTTATCGCACCAATGCCTCCACCGTGCGCGTCATTCAGGATGCGTTGAAACAACATGGTGTGCCGGCTGCAGCGGTACAGGCGATTGAAAGCCCGGATCGCGAGTTGGTCAATCAGCTACTGAAACTCGATCGTTATGTCGATATGCTGATCCCACGCGGTGGTGCCGGACTGCACAAGCTGTGCCGTGAACAGTCGACCATTCCGGTGATCACCGGCGGTATCGGCGTTTGCCATATCTACGTCGATCGCAGTATCGAGCAGGAAGCGGCGCTCAAGGTGATCGTTAATGCCAAGAAGCAGCGGCCGAGCGCCTGTAACTCGGTAGAAACCCTGCTGATTGATGCGGCGATAGCCGACAGCTTCCTGCCAGCGCTCAGTGCGCGCATGGCGCAGGAGGGGATTAGCCTGCACGCCGATGCGCGTTCGCTGCCGCTGTTGCAGCAGGGCACGGCTTGCGTCAGTGCGGTGACCGATGCCCAGTTCCGCGACGAATGGCTGGCGCTGGATCTGAACGTGAAGCTGGTGGATGACCTCACTGAAGCGATTGCGCATATCCGCGAATACGGTACTCAACATTCCGATGCCATTCTGACGCGCACCATTAAGCATGCGGAGCGCTTCGTCAATGAAGTGGATTCTTCAGCGGTTTACGTGAATGCCAGCACCCGTTTTACCGACGGCGGGCAGTTTGGTTTAGGCGCAGAAGTGGCGGTCAGTACGCAGAAACTGCACGCTCGTGGCCCGATGGGGCTGGAAGCGCTGACCACCTATAAGTGGGTGGCGTTCGGCGACGATACCGTGCGCGTTTAA
- a CDS encoding type II toxin-antitoxin system VapC family toxin — MLYLLDTNVLAELRKVKSGRCAQQVIDWAESVSVSDTFISAISVLEIERGILLKEKSDSRQGKILRQWFEEYVLSEYQGRILSVDRQVARHCARLHVPDKRSLNDSLIAATAFINGMTVVTRNIADFTHMDIPLLNPWADV, encoded by the coding sequence ATGCTCTATTTACTTGATACCAATGTCCTTGCTGAACTACGCAAGGTAAAAAGTGGGCGATGCGCGCAGCAGGTCATCGACTGGGCAGAATCAGTTAGCGTTAGCGATACCTTTATCTCTGCCATCAGCGTACTGGAAATAGAGCGCGGAATATTGTTGAAGGAAAAAAGCGACAGTCGTCAGGGAAAAATCCTGCGTCAGTGGTTTGAAGAATACGTCCTCAGTGAATATCAGGGACGGATCCTGTCTGTCGACAGACAGGTTGCCCGTCATTGTGCCCGGCTGCATGTGCCGGACAAACGTTCACTTAACGATTCACTGATTGCCGCCACCGCTTTTATCAACGGCATGACGGTAGTTACCCGAAACATCGCAGATTTCACCCATATGGATATCCCCTTGCTCAATCCCTGGGCTGATGTCTGA